From the Acidicapsa ligni genome, one window contains:
- a CDS encoding glycoside hydrolase family 13 protein: protein MNQKNLTAGLALGLSSVLTLGLAALPGMGQTPHPAPSAMHTSSTDLENWWKNAVIYEIYPRSFQDSNGDGIGDLNGITSRLDYLQKLGVEAIWLSPIYPSPQVDFGYDISDYEGIDPQYGTMADFDRLVAEAKKRDIRIVMDMVMNHSSDKHAWFEESRSSRKNPKRNWYVWKDGKGETATSKGEPPNNWQSDFGHSAWEWDEKTRQYYYHKFYIQQPDFNWNNPEVEKAFDGILKFWMNKGVAGFRFDAITTLFEDPNWIDDKELLDKDGKTYLNDYGDVSLDDARTNNLPEVNRVVEHVRKVEDSVKPNVFPGRRVMIGETYVPTIKDLLAMYGTTDKPEFQLPMDTQVGFINKLDVATFRSKLNDVETKIDGNIPLLVFDNHDNARIDARYGDGVHDTAITRVISTMLFASRGSALFYNGAEIGMKTTPPTRKEDVKDPVGLTGWPKNKGRDGERTPMQWDDSTYAGFSTAAPWLPVPSNKDTINVKSEEADPDSLLNWYESLIRLKKTNPVFIHGENVMLDTENTKVLSWLRKEPGKQAVVVSVNFTAEPQTVNLGATSASETPGHHAKTLLKSPGVADPESLENVQLPPFGVYIGEVE, encoded by the coding sequence ATGAATCAAAAGAATCTGACCGCGGGCCTTGCCTTGGGACTCTCCTCAGTCCTGACGCTGGGTTTAGCGGCACTGCCGGGGATGGGCCAGACGCCTCATCCTGCGCCTTCTGCGATGCATACTTCTTCTACCGACCTGGAAAACTGGTGGAAGAACGCTGTGATTTACGAGATCTATCCGCGTAGTTTTCAGGACTCGAATGGAGATGGAATCGGAGACCTGAATGGCATTACTTCTCGTCTCGATTATCTGCAAAAACTAGGTGTCGAAGCGATCTGGCTCTCGCCGATTTATCCATCGCCGCAGGTGGACTTTGGCTACGATATTTCGGACTACGAGGGCATCGATCCACAGTACGGAACCATGGCTGACTTTGACCGCCTGGTGGCAGAGGCGAAGAAGCGCGATATCCGCATCGTGATGGATATGGTGATGAATCACTCCTCGGATAAACATGCGTGGTTTGAAGAGTCACGCAGTTCACGGAAGAATCCCAAGCGCAACTGGTATGTGTGGAAAGACGGCAAGGGCGAAACAGCGACGAGTAAAGGTGAGCCGCCCAATAACTGGCAGTCCGACTTTGGCCACTCGGCATGGGAGTGGGACGAGAAAACAAGGCAGTACTACTATCACAAGTTTTATATTCAGCAGCCGGACTTCAACTGGAACAATCCCGAGGTCGAGAAGGCTTTCGATGGGATTTTGAAGTTCTGGATGAACAAGGGTGTTGCAGGGTTCCGCTTCGATGCAATCACTACTTTGTTTGAAGATCCGAACTGGATCGACGATAAGGAATTGCTGGACAAGGACGGCAAGACCTATCTCAACGACTATGGCGATGTGTCGCTGGACGATGCGCGAACCAACAATCTGCCTGAGGTCAATCGCGTTGTGGAGCATGTCCGCAAGGTGGAAGACAGTGTGAAACCGAATGTCTTTCCCGGACGCAGAGTGATGATTGGCGAGACGTATGTACCAACGATCAAGGATCTGCTGGCGATGTATGGGACAACGGACAAACCGGAATTTCAGTTGCCGATGGATACGCAGGTTGGCTTCATCAACAAGCTGGACGTGGCGACTTTTCGCAGCAAGCTGAATGACGTTGAGACGAAGATCGACGGCAATATACCGCTGCTGGTTTTTGACAATCACGACAATGCGCGCATCGACGCCCGGTACGGCGATGGGGTGCACGACACGGCGATTACACGCGTGATCTCGACGATGCTGTTTGCGAGCAGGGGCTCGGCGTTGTTCTACAACGGCGCTGAGATTGGCATGAAGACGACCCCGCCGACACGCAAGGAAGATGTCAAAGATCCGGTAGGTCTGACAGGCTGGCCAAAGAACAAGGGACGCGATGGAGAGCGCACTCCGATGCAGTGGGATGACTCGACGTATGCTGGCTTTTCAACGGCCGCGCCGTGGCTCCCGGTGCCTTCGAACAAGGACACGATCAATGTGAAGTCGGAAGAGGCCGATCCTGACTCGCTGCTGAATTGGTATGAGTCTTTGATCCGGTTGAAGAAGACGAATCCGGTGTTCATTCATGGCGAAAACGTGATGCTGGATACGGAGAACACGAAGGTGCTGAGCTGGCTTCGCAAAGAGCCGGGGAAGCAGGCTGTCGTGGTATCTGTGAATTTCACGGCTGAGCCGCAGACGGTGAATCTTGGCGCGACGAGTGCTTCCGAGACGCCAGGCCATCACGCAAAGACGCTGCTGAAGTCTCCAGGCGTGGCTGATCCGGAGAGCCTTGAGAATGTACAGTTGCCGCCGTTTGGGGTGTATATCGGTGAGGTTGAGTAG
- a CDS encoding AsmA-like C-terminal region-containing protein, with translation MTDADGQVRPKRRLSRVKKWLLWSLGIALVLALAVCGVANYYLHRAEPMLRAALVDSLQKRFHSKVEIGDFRVSMLDGFWVEGRSLRIWLPVEAQQNAIAVNGAANQPWITGPWIVVDKLRFHASWHISPGQPIVVNVIHVEGVKVLLPPKEDRLNLSGSKSAGAGQAAGLNPNAAGPAGTENAATQPQAEQAPPAPVQPTATNSWLKLPRVVVKQIECQNAELIIEKGQRDRDKGKIPLDFFLSKATLFPDNNGGPISFAVELTNAKPVGLIHSTGKAGPWVPGDPGELPVEGDYHFDHADLSTIKGIAGMLSSTGHYSGTLRKIEVDGQTQTPDFRLQRVADGSGVPLTAHFHATVDGTNGDTWLEPVDAMLGHTHILARGKVVRVPEVHGHDITLQVNVDRGRIEDILHISASSETPFMTGNLSLATSFHLPPGEASVWDKLLLDGQFHLSQARFSNDKMQGRIVQLSLRGQGKPDEVKTTDPTTVRSDMQGHFKLGGGMLQLPDLQYQVPGAQIVAHGTYGLKAGSLDFDGDAKLDASLSQVIGGWKGFLLKPADKLLSKNGAGLDVPIHVKGTRKDPKFGVDFDRLGKTQKAAQQ, from the coding sequence ATGACGGATGCAGATGGGCAGGTTCGGCCTAAGCGCCGTTTAAGTCGAGTTAAGAAGTGGCTGTTGTGGAGTTTGGGCATAGCCCTGGTGCTGGCGCTGGCCGTGTGCGGCGTGGCGAACTATTACCTGCATCGGGCCGAGCCGATGCTGCGCGCGGCGCTGGTGGATTCGCTGCAGAAGCGCTTCCACTCCAAGGTGGAGATAGGCGATTTCCGCGTCTCGATGCTGGATGGCTTCTGGGTGGAGGGGCGTAGTTTGCGCATCTGGCTGCCGGTGGAAGCGCAGCAGAATGCGATTGCCGTCAATGGCGCGGCGAATCAGCCGTGGATTACGGGTCCGTGGATCGTGGTGGACAAACTGCGCTTTCATGCTTCGTGGCACATCTCTCCAGGGCAGCCGATTGTGGTGAATGTGATCCACGTCGAGGGCGTTAAGGTGTTGCTGCCTCCGAAAGAGGACCGGCTCAATCTGTCGGGGTCCAAATCGGCAGGCGCAGGGCAGGCTGCTGGTTTGAATCCCAACGCGGCTGGCCCGGCCGGTACGGAGAATGCCGCGACGCAGCCTCAAGCTGAACAGGCACCCCCGGCTCCTGTTCAGCCGACGGCGACGAATAGCTGGTTGAAACTGCCGCGTGTGGTAGTGAAGCAGATCGAGTGCCAGAACGCAGAGCTGATTATCGAAAAGGGCCAGCGCGATCGGGACAAGGGCAAGATTCCCCTGGATTTTTTCCTGTCCAAGGCCACGCTGTTTCCGGATAACAACGGTGGTCCGATCTCGTTTGCGGTGGAGTTGACCAATGCCAAGCCGGTGGGGTTGATTCACTCGACGGGCAAGGCTGGGCCGTGGGTGCCGGGCGATCCTGGAGAGTTGCCGGTGGAGGGCGATTATCACTTTGACCATGCGGACCTGAGCACGATCAAGGGGATTGCCGGAATGCTCTCTTCGACTGGCCACTATTCAGGAACCCTGCGCAAGATTGAAGTGGACGGCCAGACGCAGACGCCGGACTTCCGATTGCAGCGCGTTGCGGATGGATCGGGAGTTCCGCTGACGGCGCATTTTCATGCGACGGTAGATGGCACGAACGGAGACACGTGGCTGGAACCAGTGGATGCGATGCTGGGGCATACGCATATCCTGGCGCGCGGCAAGGTGGTTCGCGTACCGGAGGTGCATGGGCACGACATCACGCTGCAGGTAAATGTGGACCGGGGACGGATCGAGGATATTCTGCATATCTCCGCCTCGTCGGAGACACCGTTCATGACGGGAAACCTGTCGCTCGCGACCAGCTTCCATCTGCCGCCGGGTGAGGCGAGTGTGTGGGACAAGCTGCTGCTGGATGGGCAGTTTCATCTGAGCCAAGCACGCTTCAGCAACGACAAGATGCAGGGGCGGATTGTGCAATTGAGCCTGCGCGGGCAGGGCAAGCCGGACGAGGTGAAGACTACCGATCCGACGACGGTTCGTTCTGACATGCAGGGGCATTTCAAGCTGGGCGGCGGAATGTTGCAGTTGCCTGATCTTCAATACCAGGTTCCGGGAGCGCAGATCGTTGCGCATGGAACTTACGGTCTGAAGGCTGGCTCGCTGGACTTTGATGGAGATGCAAAGCTGGATGCTTCGCTATCCCAGGTCATTGGCGGATGGAAGGGATTTTTGCTGAAGCCGGCGGATAAGTTGCTGAGCAAGAATGGCGCGGGGCTGGATGTACCGATTCACGTGAAAGGGACACGTAAAGACCCGAAGTTTGGCGTGGATTTTGACCGGTTGGGCAAGACACAGAAGGCGGCCCAGCAGTAG
- a CDS encoding DJ-1/PfpI family protein — protein sequence MLIFSPLKWTIQLYRIVLYDTQPLAGEGYDLWQGDGAMAVAKLLMIVGDYVEDYEVMVPFQALQMVGHTVDAVCPNKKKGQHVRTAIHDFEGDQTYSEKPGHNFVLNATFADVHMESYDGLVIPGGRAPEYLRLNEKVLEIVRYFVKADKPIAAICHAAQILAAAGVISGKQVSCYPACSPEVVLAGGKFAALEVTDAITDGKLVTAPAWPAHPTWLAQFQEVLLRHLAAKSNQVEV from the coding sequence ATGCTCATTTTTTCACCCCTGAAATGGACGATCCAACTGTATCGCATTGTGTTGTACGACACGCAACCGCTTGCAGGTGAGGGCTATGATCTGTGGCAGGGGGATGGAGCGATGGCAGTGGCTAAATTACTGATGATTGTTGGCGATTACGTTGAGGACTACGAGGTGATGGTTCCCTTTCAGGCGTTGCAGATGGTGGGACATACTGTGGACGCGGTTTGTCCGAACAAGAAAAAGGGGCAGCATGTCCGCACCGCGATTCATGACTTTGAGGGCGACCAGACGTACTCGGAAAAGCCGGGCCACAATTTTGTACTGAACGCGACCTTCGCGGATGTGCATATGGAGAGCTATGACGGGCTGGTGATACCGGGTGGGCGTGCTCCGGAGTACCTGCGGTTGAACGAAAAGGTGTTGGAGATAGTGCGGTATTTTGTGAAGGCTGATAAGCCGATTGCGGCGATCTGCCATGCGGCGCAGATTCTGGCGGCGGCTGGGGTGATCAGCGGCAAGCAGGTAAGCTGCTACCCGGCGTGTTCGCCGGAAGTGGTGCTGGCGGGTGGAAAGTTTGCGGCTCTTGAGGTTACAGATGCGATCACGGATGGAAAGCTGGTGACGGCTCCAGCATGGCCTGCGCACCCAACTTGGCTGGCGCAGTTTCAAGAAGTACTATTGCGGCATCTGGCGGCGAAATCGAACCAGGTTGAGGTTTAA
- a CDS encoding rhamnogalacturonidase, with protein MSINRRDLVTWAGAGLAATLPALAQPLSASASAKTATASTAPASGFNVRHFGAVGDGKNLDSKAINAAIEAAADAGGGTVYFPAGVYASYSIRLKSHITLYLDQGAVILAESTPHEGTTGEGYDAAEPQGAWEPYQDYGHNHWHNSLIWGENIHDIAILGQGLIWGKGLSRGWEKQLDLPLSGKPGVGNKAIALKNCHNVLLRDFYILQGGWFGILATGVDNLTIDNLTIDTNRDGMDIDCCNNVRVSNCTVNSPWDDGICPKSSYALGYARITENVTITNCFVTGGYQLGSVIDGTWKEHEPGQKVYKNGRIKFGTESNGGFRNITVSNCVFDKSHGFILESEDGAICEDITLTNITMRDTAGSPIFIRLGSRMRGPKDAKVGYIRRLLINNISSSGATVLPSIISGVPGYAIEDVKISDVYLHQAGGASAEMATLDPPENETQYPDPEMFGEIPATGFFLRHIKNLEMSNVEIATEAPDPRPAFWLKNVDGADFFRLRVPRNNSTGPTPVFDLRQVKDFRVFGSQFIPDFANADIETKKL; from the coding sequence ATGAGCATCAATCGTAGAGATCTAGTCACCTGGGCAGGCGCTGGTCTGGCCGCCACGCTCCCCGCGCTCGCCCAACCGCTGTCAGCATCCGCGTCAGCAAAAACGGCAACTGCCTCAACGGCTCCCGCCAGCGGTTTCAACGTCCGTCATTTCGGCGCAGTTGGCGACGGCAAAAATCTCGACAGCAAAGCCATCAATGCCGCCATTGAAGCAGCCGCAGACGCCGGTGGAGGCACCGTCTACTTTCCCGCAGGCGTCTATGCCAGCTACTCCATTCGCCTCAAGAGCCACATCACCCTCTATCTGGATCAAGGCGCGGTCATCCTCGCCGAGTCTACCCCGCATGAAGGCACAACCGGCGAAGGCTACGACGCAGCCGAGCCTCAGGGCGCATGGGAGCCCTATCAGGACTACGGTCACAACCACTGGCACAACTCCCTCATCTGGGGCGAAAATATCCACGACATCGCCATCCTCGGCCAGGGACTCATCTGGGGCAAAGGCCTCAGCCGTGGCTGGGAAAAGCAACTCGACCTGCCCCTAAGCGGCAAGCCCGGCGTCGGCAACAAAGCCATCGCCCTCAAGAACTGCCACAACGTTCTCCTGCGCGATTTCTACATCCTGCAGGGCGGCTGGTTCGGCATTCTCGCCACCGGCGTCGACAATCTCACCATCGACAACCTCACCATCGACACCAACCGCGACGGCATGGACATCGACTGCTGCAACAACGTCCGCGTCTCCAACTGCACCGTCAATTCGCCCTGGGACGACGGCATCTGCCCCAAAAGCTCCTACGCACTCGGTTATGCGCGCATTACTGAAAACGTAACCATCACCAACTGCTTCGTTACCGGCGGCTATCAACTCGGCAGCGTCATCGACGGCACGTGGAAAGAACACGAGCCCGGCCAGAAGGTCTACAAAAACGGCCGAATCAAATTCGGCACCGAATCCAACGGCGGCTTCCGCAACATCACCGTCTCCAATTGTGTCTTCGACAAATCTCACGGCTTCATCCTGGAGTCCGAAGACGGCGCCATCTGCGAAGACATCACGCTCACCAACATCACCATGCGCGACACCGCGGGCTCGCCCATCTTCATCCGCCTCGGCAGCCGTATGCGCGGACCTAAAGACGCAAAGGTCGGCTACATTCGCCGTCTCCTCATCAACAACATCTCCAGCTCCGGTGCCACCGTTCTTCCCAGCATCATCAGCGGCGTTCCCGGCTATGCAATTGAGGACGTGAAGATCAGCGATGTCTATCTTCATCAAGCAGGCGGCGCGTCGGCAGAGATGGCCACGCTTGACCCGCCTGAGAACGAAACCCAATACCCCGACCCGGAAATGTTCGGCGAAATCCCGGCCACCGGTTTCTTCCTTCGCCACATCAAAAATCTCGAAATGAGCAACGTCGAGATTGCGACGGAGGCACCCGACCCACGCCCCGCCTTCTGGCTCAAGAACGTCGATGGCGCAGACTTCTTCCGCCTTCGCGTCCCGCGCAACAATTCTACCGGCCCCACACCTGTCTTCGATCTCCGCCAGGTTAAGGACTTCCGCGTCTTCGGCAGCCAGTTCATCCCCGATTTCGCCAACGCAGACATCGAAACCAAAAAACTCTAA
- a CDS encoding DUF6599 family protein: MRKPSIAALFLTAAILSASLLPAQAAQTARAAKTAQSKTPPPAKPAQAAKPAQSASSNAQLLPAVFSGWEATGAAAPLTDPAALDAANAVALKEYGFTDGQLSNYTRSGDTIKIKALRFTDASGAYGAYTFYRHTGWPKEQIGTGAASDHNRILFWVGNVFIDAQFSHLSAMTGSELRDLASNIPVPAGTKALAPPILGNMPQKDIDGQTTHYAMGSAGYKGAEGTDAVLPPDLVGFDRGAETATATYALRSGPAVLTLINYPTPQMAAAEAKAIDAYLKGGNNPQHPFTKPLQDSNPAALEVRRSGPLVAVVSGDAIPDEAHKLVSAVHYEADMATSVPGSGGDSEVQKTAKLLLGIVSLVVVMFLAALLLAVFLGGGRVAYRFARGKPISSLYDEEFTRLDLKD; this comes from the coding sequence ATGCGCAAACCCTCCATCGCCGCACTATTCCTCACCGCCGCAATCCTCTCTGCCTCCCTGCTTCCAGCTCAGGCAGCCCAGACGGCCAGGGCGGCTAAGACAGCTCAGAGCAAAACTCCGCCCCCGGCCAAGCCAGCACAAGCAGCCAAGCCAGCCCAAAGCGCCAGCTCCAACGCGCAGCTCCTGCCCGCCGTCTTCTCCGGTTGGGAAGCAACCGGCGCCGCTGCTCCGCTCACCGATCCAGCCGCCCTCGACGCCGCCAATGCCGTCGCGCTCAAGGAATACGGCTTCACCGACGGTCAGCTCTCGAACTACACCCGCAGCGGCGACACCATCAAGATCAAGGCCCTGCGCTTCACCGATGCCAGCGGAGCCTACGGCGCATACACCTTCTATCGCCACACCGGTTGGCCCAAAGAACAAATCGGCACCGGCGCTGCCTCCGATCACAACCGCATTCTTTTCTGGGTTGGGAATGTCTTCATCGACGCGCAGTTCTCGCATCTCTCCGCCATGACCGGCTCAGAACTTCGCGATCTCGCCAGCAACATTCCCGTACCCGCCGGTACCAAGGCCCTGGCCCCGCCAATCCTCGGCAACATGCCGCAAAAGGACATCGACGGCCAGACCACGCACTATGCCATGGGCTCCGCCGGATATAAGGGTGCAGAGGGAACAGATGCCGTGTTGCCGCCCGATCTCGTCGGCTTTGATCGTGGAGCAGAAACTGCCACCGCCACGTACGCCCTGCGCTCCGGCCCTGCCGTTCTCACTCTCATCAACTACCCAACGCCCCAGATGGCAGCCGCAGAAGCCAAGGCCATCGATGCTTACCTCAAGGGCGGCAACAACCCTCAGCATCCCTTCACCAAGCCCTTGCAGGATTCCAACCCAGCCGCCCTTGAAGTCCGCCGCAGTGGGCCGCTCGTAGCCGTAGTCAGCGGCGATGCCATCCCCGACGAAGCGCATAAGCTCGTCTCTGCCGTCCACTACGAAGCCGACATGGCCACCTCCGTCCCCGGCAGCGGCGGCGATTCTGAAGTACAAAAGACCGCCAAGCTGCTCCTCGGCATCGTCTCTCTCGTCGTGGTCATGTTCCTCGCCGCCCTCCTGCTCGCCGTTTTCCTCGGAGGAGGCCGCGTAGCCTACCGCTTTGCCCGCGGCAAACCGATTTCTTCCCTCTATGACGAAGAATTCACTCGCCTCGACCTGAAAGATTAA
- a CDS encoding tetratricopeptide repeat protein has translation MTRNVTRYSRQDVLRILQISPRQLHGWERAGLIPVLETYGFPEMSQLRTLRELQVLRMSPASIRNSVQAMQAVSGISNPLQESAVVRTGARLAFRHSGTMFDPIRRQLLFDFESTARPHTVTVSMLPPARTAGTRERELQNLFLQAVQAEEQGRKQVAMGCYNSILALDPAYTAALINLGTLHYHQKQYSRAEELYRQATEADASYVLAFFDLGNVLDELQRPDESIDAYKRAIKLAPAYADAHYNLALAYERKGERRRALAHWQVYVRLDKGGPWADHARGQIRKLLSREKISIAHRSPDFCRQPHKTCSRLELVPTVRVPA, from the coding sequence GTGACCCGTAACGTGACCCGCTATAGCCGCCAGGATGTATTGAGAATTCTCCAGATCAGCCCCCGCCAGCTTCATGGCTGGGAGCGAGCGGGACTGATTCCCGTTCTGGAGACCTACGGTTTTCCCGAAATGTCTCAATTGCGTACCTTGCGTGAATTGCAGGTGCTCCGTATGAGCCCCGCATCCATCCGCAACTCCGTCCAGGCCATGCAGGCCGTCTCCGGCATCAGCAATCCGCTGCAGGAGTCAGCCGTGGTTCGTACCGGCGCGCGCCTCGCCTTTCGCCACTCCGGAACCATGTTCGATCCCATTCGCCGTCAGTTGCTTTTCGATTTCGAATCGACCGCGCGGCCACATACCGTCACCGTTTCCATGCTGCCGCCGGCTCGCACCGCAGGCACCCGCGAGCGTGAACTGCAAAACCTTTTCCTCCAGGCCGTTCAGGCCGAGGAACAGGGCCGCAAGCAGGTTGCTATGGGCTGCTACAACAGCATTCTGGCTCTCGACCCCGCCTACACCGCTGCGCTGATCAATCTGGGCACCCTGCACTATCACCAGAAGCAATACTCCCGCGCCGAAGAGCTCTATCGTCAGGCCACCGAAGCCGATGCCTCCTACGTCCTCGCCTTCTTCGACCTCGGCAACGTTCTCGACGAACTCCAGCGCCCCGACGAGTCCATCGACGCCTACAAGCGCGCCATCAAGCTCGCCCCGGCCTACGCCGACGCGCATTACAACCTCGCTCTCGCCTACGAACGCAAAGGCGAGCGCCGCCGTGCCCTGGCTCACTGGCAGGTCTATGTCCGGCTCGACAAGGGAGGGCCCTGGGCCGACCATGCCCGCGGCCAGATCCGCAAGCTCCTCAGCCGCGAAAAAATCAGCATCGCCCACCGCTCGCCGGACTTCTGTCGCCAGCCACACAAGACATGCTCACGCCTTGAGCTGGTCCCCACAGTCCGCGTCCCTGCGTAA
- the moaC gene encoding cyclic pyranopterin monophosphate synthase MoaC, whose amino-acid sequence MPDQLPDQLPDQLSHFDATGRAKMVDVSEKAITRRQAVASAFVELSPAVLAALPTNPKGNPLEVARFAGIQAAKQTSSLIPMCHPLPLSFVDVVAEITPTGVQIHATVATTGPTGVEMEALTAASIAALTIYDMTKALDKSIVIRSLQLESKSGGKSGDYRRTSF is encoded by the coding sequence ATGCCCGACCAGTTGCCAGATCAGTTGCCAGACCAGCTAAGCCACTTCGACGCCACCGGCCGCGCCAAGATGGTCGACGTCAGCGAAAAAGCCATCACCCGCCGCCAGGCCGTCGCATCCGCTTTCGTTGAGCTGTCTCCAGCCGTCCTCGCCGCTCTGCCCACAAATCCCAAAGGCAACCCCCTCGAAGTAGCTCGTTTTGCAGGCATCCAGGCCGCCAAACAAACCAGCTCGCTGATCCCCATGTGCCATCCACTCCCGCTCAGCTTTGTCGATGTTGTCGCTGAAATCACCCCGACTGGCGTGCAAATTCACGCAACAGTAGCCACAACCGGCCCTACGGGTGTAGAAATGGAAGCGCTGACAGCAGCCTCCATTGCCGCGCTCACAATCTACGACATGACCAAGGCTCTGGATAAGTCCATCGTCATACGCTCCCTGCAACTGGAGTCCAAATCCGGCGGCAAGAGCGGAGACTATCGGCGAACTTCCTTCTAA
- a CDS encoding glycoside hydrolase family 27 protein: MKLRTLLLSASLLSALATFPSTLCLAQAPVAQTPPMGWNSWNYFADKVTDKDIRGAADQLVATGMKDAGYIYVNIDDTWEGERDASGVLHTNSKFPDMKALADYVHSKGLKIGIYSGPGTKTCGGYAGSLGHEQQDADLYASWGFDYLKYDLCSFTPDVMEKQAPHDKAAQMKLMIAAYEKMSKALKAATAKTGRPIVFSLCQYGWDSPWEWAPELGGNSWRTTGDIEAHWQSIYDIVSQQSGLESYSGPGHWNDPDMLEVGNGKMSLAENRTHFTWWAILAAPLLAGNDLPNMKPEIKAILTNKDVIAINQDSLGKQGKRAYSDGEVEVWTRELQGGAKAIAIVNVGSDRTSNHPFHLNLEKAGLSGEATGKDLWTGKEVKLTNNMPIELDSHDVLLVRVDHAM, translated from the coding sequence ATGAAACTACGAACCCTCCTGCTCTCCGCCAGCCTGCTCTCTGCCTTGGCTACATTCCCTTCCACTCTCTGTCTCGCGCAAGCCCCGGTCGCGCAGACCCCACCCATGGGCTGGAATAGCTGGAACTATTTCGCCGACAAAGTCACCGACAAAGACATTCGCGGAGCAGCCGATCAGCTCGTCGCCACCGGAATGAAAGACGCCGGCTACATCTACGTCAACATCGACGACACCTGGGAAGGCGAACGCGACGCCAGCGGCGTTCTGCACACCAACTCCAAGTTTCCCGACATGAAGGCGCTCGCCGACTACGTCCACTCCAAAGGCCTCAAAATCGGCATCTACTCCGGCCCAGGAACCAAGACCTGCGGCGGCTATGCGGGCTCCCTCGGCCACGAGCAGCAGGATGCAGACCTCTATGCCTCATGGGGCTTCGATTATTTGAAGTATGACCTCTGCAGCTTCACTCCCGACGTCATGGAAAAGCAGGCTCCACACGACAAGGCCGCGCAGATGAAGCTCATGATCGCCGCCTACGAAAAGATGAGCAAAGCGCTCAAAGCCGCGACTGCCAAGACTGGTCGCCCCATCGTCTTCTCGCTGTGCCAGTATGGCTGGGATTCTCCCTGGGAGTGGGCACCTGAGCTCGGCGGCAACTCATGGCGCACCACCGGCGACATCGAGGCACACTGGCAGAGCATATATGACATCGTGAGCCAGCAATCTGGCCTCGAATCCTACTCCGGCCCCGGCCACTGGAACGATCCCGACATGCTCGAAGTAGGCAACGGCAAAATGAGCCTTGCTGAAAACCGCACTCACTTTACCTGGTGGGCAATCCTGGCCGCCCCGCTTCTGGCCGGCAACGATCTCCCCAACATGAAGCCTGAGATCAAGGCCATCCTGACCAATAAAGACGTTATCGCCATCAACCAGGATTCGCTCGGCAAGCAGGGCAAGCGCGCCTACAGCGACGGCGAAGTCGAGGTTTGGACCCGTGAACTTCAGGGCGGAGCCAAGGCCATCGCTATCGTCAACGTCGGCAGCGACCGCACCTCCAACCATCCCTTCCATCTCAATCTTGAGAAGGCTGGTCTCTCCGGCGAAGCCACCGGCAAAGACCTCTGGACTGGTAAAGAAGTCAAGCTGACCAACAACATGCCAATCGAGCTGGACTCGCACGATGTTCTGCTAGTCCGCGTAGACCACGCAATGTAA